The following proteins are co-located in the Tripterygium wilfordii isolate XIE 37 chromosome 2, ASM1340144v1, whole genome shotgun sequence genome:
- the LOC120016930 gene encoding putative phospholipid-transporting ATPase 9 yields the protein MAGGRRRKLHFSKIYSFACGKASFENDHSQIGGPGFSREVYCNEPDSVEAGMHNYAVNYVSSTKYTVATFLPKSLFEQFRRVANFYFLVIGILSFTPLAPYSAVSAIIPLIIVIGATMVKEGIEDWQRKLQDIEVNNRKVKVRQRNGAFTDTEWKNLRVGDIVKVEKDEFFPADLLLLSSSYEDAICYVETMNLDGETNLKLKQAIGATSYLNDDSSFQDFKAIIRCEDPNPNLYSFVGTLELEKQRFSLTPQQLLLRDSKLRNTDYIYGAVIFTGRDSKVIQNSTDPPSKRSKIEKKMDRIVYLLFSILFLIAFVGSIIFGIGTKDDLENGRMKRWYLRPDRSTIFFDPERAPAAAIYHFLTALMLYSYFIPISLYVSIEVVKVLQSIFINQDIHMYYEEADKPANARTSNLNEELGQVDTVLSDKTGTLTCNSMEFIKFSVGGTAYGSGVTEVERAMNRRKGSPLVHEAINGLEHHINDSPDRKPHIKGFNFEDERIMYANWVNEPRADLIQKFFRLLALCHTAIPEVDEDTGKVSYEAESPDEAAFVIAGRELGFEFYKRTQTSISLREIDPLTGKRVERLFELLNVLEFNSTRKRMSVILRDEEGKLLLLSKGADSVMFERLAKNSSKFEKETRQHVDEYADAGLRTLIIAYRELAEEEYKEFNEKFTEAKNSISADREMLIDEATEMIEKDLVLLGATAVEDKLQNGVPDCIDKLAQAGIKIWVLTGDKMETAINIGYACSLLRQGMKQIMVNLDSPDIQALEKAGDKAVITKASRESVLRQITEGKAQLTAVGGSDEAFALIIDGKSLAYALEDNVKLMFLDLAVGCASVICCRSSPKQKALVTRLVKTGTGKITLAIGDGANDVGMLQEADIGVGISGVEGMQAVMSSDIAIAQFRYLERLLLVHGHWCYRRLSSMICYFFYKNITFAFTLFLYEAYASFSATPAYNDWFLSLYNVLFTSLPVGALGVFDQDVSARLCLKFPLLYQEGVQNVLFSWRRILGWMFNGIYSAIIVFFFCTKALEHQAFNNDGKTVGMEILGTTMYTCIVWIVNLQLALSINYFTLLAHCVIWGSIALWYIFMMVYGALPPSFSTTAYQVFIEALGSAPSYWFVTFFVTISALIPYFVYSAVQMQFFPMYNNMIQWIRYEGKSNDPEYCDMVRQRSIRPTTVGFTARRAARIDRLRNRIQNH from the exons ATGGCAGGAGGTAGAAGAAGGAAACTACATTTCAGCAAGATCTACTCATTTGCTTGTGGAAAGGCATCATTCGAGAATGACCATTCACAGATTGGGGGGCCTGGATTTTCTAGGGAGGTTTACTGTAATGAACCTGATTCTGTGGAGGCTGGAATGCATAATTATGCAGTCAATTATGTGAGTTCAACCAAGTATACTGTTGCTACTTTCTTGCCCAAATCGTTGTTTGAGCAGTTTCGAAGGGTAGCCAACTTCTACTTCTTGGTCATCGGCATCTTGTCGTTTACTCCTCTCGCGCCTTACTCAGCTGTTAGTGCTATTATCCCTTTAATTATTGTAATTGGGGCAACCATGGTGAAAGAGGGCATAGAGGATTGGCAAAGGAAATTGCAG GATATTGAGGTGAACAACAGAAAAGTTAAGGTTCGCCAACGTAATGGTGCATTTACTGATACAGAATGGAAGAACCTGAGAGTGGGAGATATTGTGAAGGTGGAGAAGGATGAATTCTTTCCAGCAGACCTGCTCTTGCTTTCGTCCAGTTATGAGGATGCAATCTGCTATGTTGAGACCATGAACCTTGATGGGGAGacaaatttgaaattgaaacaGGCAATAGGGGCAACTTCATATCTAAATGATGACTCTAGCTTTCAGGATTTCAAGGCTATTATAAGATGCGAGGACCCAAATCCAAACTTGTACTCTTTTGTTGGAACTTTGGAGCTTGAAAAGCAACGGTTTTCCCTCACTCCTCAACAACTTCTCCTCAGAGACTCAAAACTCAGAAATACAGACTACATATATGGGGCAGTCATCTTCACTGGCCGTGACAGCAAGGTAATCCAAAATTCCACAGACCCTCCTTCGAAGAGAAGCAAAATTGAGAAGAAGATGGATCGCATTGTTTACCTCTTGTTcagtatattatttttaattgcgTTTGTGGGATCAATTATTTTTGGCATTGGAACTAAAGATGACTTGGAAAATGGGCGGATGAAAAGGTGGTATCTTAGACCAGATCGTTCGACAATTTTCTTTGATCCTGAAAGAGCTCCAGCGGCTGCAATTTATCACTTTCTAACGGCCTTAATGTTATATAGCTACTTCATCCCAATCTCCTTGTATGTGTCAATTGAAGTTGTGAAAGTTCTCCAGAGTATTTTCATCAATCAAGATATCCACATGTATTATGAAGAGGCTGACAAACCGGCAAACGCACGTACATCAAATTTGAATGAGGAACTTGGCCAAGTTGACACTGTACTTTCTGATAAGACCGGGACATTAACCTGCAATTCAATGGAGTTCATCAAGTTTTCTGTTGGAGGGACAGCTTATGGCAGTGGTGTTACTGAGGTTGAGAGGGCAATGAATAGAAGGAAAGGTTCACCATTGGTCCACGAAGCGATAAATGGCTTGGAGCATCACATCAATGATTCTCCTGATAGAAAACCACACATTAAAGGATTTAATTTTGAAGATGAAAGGATAATGTATGCAAATTGGGTTAATGAGCCTCGAGCAGATCTCATCCAGAAGTTCTTCCGCCTGTTGGCGCTCTGTCATACAGCCATCCCTGAAGTGGATGAGGATACAGGAAAGGTTTCATATGAAGCAGAATCTCCTGATGAAGCAGCTTTTGTTATTGCTGGTAGAGAACTTGGTTTTGAATTCTACAAAAGAACACAAACAAGTATCTCATTACGTGAGATCGATCCTCTAACTGGCAAAAGAGTTGAAAG GCTGTTTGAACTTTTGAATGTGTTAGAGTTCAACAGCACGAGAAAGCGGATGTCTGTGATATTGAGAGATGAGGAAGGAAAACTATTATTACTAAGTAAAGGTGCTGACAG TGTCATGTTTGAAAGGCTTGCAAAGAATAGTAGCAAGTTTGAAAAGGAGACCAGACAGCATGTGGATGAGTATGCTGATGCAGGTCTGAGGACCCTTATCATTGCCTATCGTGAACTTGCTGAGGAAGAATACAAAGAGTTCAATGAGAAGTTCACTGAGGCCAAGAACTCAATTAGCGCTGACAGGGAAATGCTGATTGATGAAGCAACAGAGATGATTGAGAAGGATCTAGTTCTTCTAGGTGCAACTGCTGTTGAGGATAAACTTCAAAATGGG GTCCCTgattgcatagacaagcttgccCAAGCAGGCATTAAAATTTGGGTTTTAACCGGAGACAAGATGGAAACTGCCATTAATATTGG TTATGCTTGTAGTTTGCTAAGGCAAGGCATGAAGCAGATTATGGTAAATTTGGATAGTCCAGATATTCAAGCATTAGAAAAGGCAGGAGACAAGGCTGTGATCACCAAG GCATCAAGGGAAAGTGTTCTCCGTCAGATTACTGAAGGGAAGGCTCAGCTTACCGCAGTTGGTGGAAGTGATGAGGCATTTGCTTTGATTATTGATGGGAAATCGCTTGCTTATGCTCTAGAGGATAATGTGAAGCTAATGTTTTTAGATCTTGCTGTTGGCTGTGCATCTGTTATATGCTGCCGTTCATCACCAAAACAAAAGGCACTG GTTACGAGACTAGTCAAAACAGGAACTGGGAAAATAACACTAGCAATTGGTGATGGCGCCAATGATGTGGGAATGCTTCAAGAGGCAGATATTGGGGTTGGTATCAGTGGCGTGGAAGGGATGCAG GCGGTTATGTCAAGTGATATTGCAATTGCTCAGTTTCGATATTTGGAGAGATTGCTACTTGTGCATGGACATTGGTGCTACAGGAGGCTTTCATCAATG ATCTGCTACTTCTTCTACAAGAATATCACATTTGCCTTCACGCTTTTCTTATATGAGGCATATGCATCATTCTCAGCAACTCCGGCATATAATGATTGGTTCTTATCATTGTATAATGTCCTATTCACTTCACTACCAGTGGGAGCGTTAGGTGTTTTCGACCAGGATGTATCTGCACGTCTTTGTCTGAAG TTTCCTCTATTATACCAAGAAGGCGTGCAAAATGTCCTGTTCAGCTGGCGGCGCATCCTTGGCTGGATGTTTAACGGGATCTACAGCGCAAtcattgttttcttcttctgcacAAAAGCTCTGGAGCACCAAGCTTTCAACAACGACGGGAAAACTGTAGGGATGGAGATTCTGGGAACAACCATGTATACGTGCATCGTATGGATCGTGAACTTGCAGCTGGCGCTCTCAATCAATTACTTCACCTTGTTAGCACATTGTGTCATCTGGGGTTCAATTGCTTTGTGGTACATATTTATGATGGTCTATGGTGCCTTGCCTCCCAGTTTTTCAACCACTGCTTACCAAGTCTTCATCGAAGCTCTCGGCTCTGCCCCCTCTTACTGGTTCGTCACCTTTTTCGTGACAATCTCTGCGCTAATTCCATACTTCGTATACTCGGCAGTCCAAATGCAGTTCTTCCCCATGTACAATAACATGATACAGTGGATAAGATACGAAGGAAAGTCGAATGATCCCGAATATTGTGACATGGTTAGGCAGAGATCCATAAGACCAACAACCGTTGGTTTCACTGCGCGCAGAGCAGCAAGGATCGATCGATTGAGAAACAGAATtcaaaatcactaa